The sequence CTATCACCACGGGTCGGCACGTCTGCCCCGGCGCGGCGCTGAGCCGTTGATTCGCAAGCCGTTGACGCGGAGGTTGATGCGCAGGAGCAGGTGCGCAGGGGTGCGCGACATAGAAGTGGAAGTCAAGCCCGGCGCGCCTCCCAATAGTCCTCAAACCGGCCATTGAATTGAGCGCAGCGCAAAGCCAGAATCGCGTTGGCCCCGCGAACCGTCCAGAACATGCCCGACTGCTTGCAGCGAGAACCGATCACGGTCTTGCACCCGGCCTCGATCACGCCCGTGCCCACGAACAGGTGCTGGCGACGGAACTTCGGGTAACGCATGCGCCGGGCGTTCTTGCGAAAGTACTCCGCCTCGGTGCGGAGCTTTTCGGCCACTTCGGCTGAGGCGGTCTGGATGGATCGCAACGAGACCACCAGCTTCTTGATTTTGCAGTTGTCGAGCAGGTCTTGGTGGACCATCATCCAACGGTTCTGCTGGGCCTCATCATTCGGATACAGTTTGCGGGCCAACCCCCAGAGATGTTCCCGAGCGTGATACAGATCGACGATCTGGGTGGCGCCGGGGAAGTGCTGCTGGGCCTGATTCCAGATCCATTCCGATCCATCGCCCATCACCACTTTCTTTGCGGCGCGGCTCCAACCCCGCTTCCAGGCTTCCAGGTAGATCCGCTTGCCGAACTGCTCGGCGGTTTCAATGGCGCCGGTGTAGGTGGTCGAATCCGGGTCGCGGATGGGATAGCCCTCCGCATCCCATGTTGTCTGGGTGAAGACGCATCCCAGCTTGACCTCACGGGTGTGGGCCGGTTCTCCCTCCTTTTTCCCGGTTCGTCCCGCGGTTTCCTTTCTCACCACCGGCACTCCGGTTCCATCCATCTGCACATACAAGATC comes from bacterium and encodes:
- a CDS encoding ISKra4 family transposase, giving the protein MIFQGRRKTGQLDLEAIEMAVRSAMHQAGAAALGELLQFPAPADDQRRLACSCGHQARYRELRSKPVLTAVGRVEVSRPYYLCPHCHRGQFPADVELDVENTELSPGVRRMLARVGQEAPFDHGRQQMELLAGLEVTTKAVERTAEAVGEDIAAREQQEIQRAMQLDLPMVVGEPVPILYVQMDGTGVPVVRKETAGRTGKKEGEPAHTREVKLGCVFTQTTWDAEGYPIRDPDSTTYTGAIETAEQFGKRIYLEAWKRGWSRAAKKVVMGDGSEWIWNQAQQHFPGATQIVDLYHAREHLWGLARKLYPNDEAQQNRWMMVHQDLLDNCKIKKLVVSLRSIQTASAEVAEKLRTEAEYFRKNARRMRYPKFRRQHLFVGTGVIEAGCKTVIGSRCKQSGMFWTVRGANAILALRCAQFNGRFEDYWEARRA